A single region of the Gemmata palustris genome encodes:
- the holA gene encoding DNA polymerase III subunit delta, producing the protein MEALQFLVAKDSKRQSVYALVGDEDFLKRYARERIISVALGEEDPSFAVSVYAGDRLDFSTVRNELETLPFLAPCRVVIVESADKFVTDNRPALEAYFAKPSRVGVLILDVKTFPENTKLAKALPDAAKIACKAPPAYKLPPWCVDWAKTAHKKKLAMNAAELLVELVGTSMGLLDQEIGKLANAVGSKAGISVEDVDALVGRSKAADVFRIMDAVGEGRPGEALSILQELFAEGEDPMAVIGPLTAQLRKLATVGRLHFVEKIALGPAMDAANVPKWDKARISCEKQMKHLGGRRLLKLPDWLVEINYGLKGGNPLPERVQVERLVVTLARPREDAKR; encoded by the coding sequence ATGGAAGCACTGCAATTCCTTGTGGCGAAAGACTCCAAGCGCCAATCGGTGTACGCCCTCGTTGGCGACGAAGATTTCCTCAAGAGGTACGCCCGCGAGCGGATCATTTCTGTCGCGCTCGGGGAGGAAGACCCGTCGTTCGCGGTCAGTGTGTACGCCGGCGACAGGCTCGATTTCTCGACCGTGCGCAACGAACTCGAAACGCTCCCGTTCCTCGCGCCGTGTCGCGTCGTGATCGTGGAGAGTGCCGACAAGTTTGTGACGGACAACCGCCCCGCACTGGAGGCGTACTTCGCCAAACCGAGTCGCGTCGGGGTGCTGATTCTCGACGTCAAGACGTTCCCGGAAAACACCAAACTCGCGAAAGCACTACCGGACGCGGCCAAGATCGCGTGCAAGGCCCCGCCCGCGTACAAGCTCCCGCCGTGGTGCGTCGATTGGGCGAAGACCGCGCACAAGAAAAAGCTCGCGATGAACGCGGCGGAGCTGCTCGTCGAACTCGTCGGTACGTCGATGGGTTTGCTCGATCAGGAAATCGGCAAGCTCGCGAACGCGGTGGGTTCCAAAGCCGGCATTTCGGTCGAAGACGTGGACGCGCTCGTCGGTCGTAGCAAAGCGGCCGATGTGTTCCGCATCATGGACGCGGTCGGCGAGGGCCGGCCGGGGGAGGCCCTGAGCATCCTTCAGGAACTGTTCGCGGAGGGCGAAGACCCGATGGCGGTAATCGGCCCGCTCACGGCGCAGCTCCGCAAGCTCGCAACGGTCGGTCGGCTCCACTTCGTCGAGAAGATCGCGCTCGGCCCCGCGATGGACGCGGCGAACGTGCCGAAGTGGGATAAGGCGCGGATCAGTTGCGAGAAGCAGATGAAGCACCTCGGCGGGCGCCGGCTGTTGAAGCTCCCCGATTGGCTGGTCGAGATCAACTACGGGCTGAAGGGCGGTAACCCGCTCCCAGAGCGCGTGCAGGTCGAGCGCCTGGTCGTCACGCTCGCGCGGCCGCGCGAAGACGCGAAGAGATAG
- a CDS encoding NAD(P)H-hydrate epimerase, translating to MTRTFLKRKGARRGRGGAMFTLSRDEVRELDRRAINEFGVPGVVLMENAGRGCAELLMRLNPERKPVVILCGPGNNGGDGFVIARHLDNHGWPVEVWVFADLQNDLTPVLSPDAAVNFAILRQTHRGNAHARLVRLAHPRSWGTHPQLRDYLFDELKTPAWVVDALFGTGLSRALATPYDEVVAQVNASRNPVLAIDIPSGLDCDTGELLGPTVKATHTATFVAHKRGFLNTASKPWTGEVHVIDIGAPRVLVDEYRRKAGERPA from the coding sequence GTGACCCGCACTTTTCTAAAAAGAAAGGGAGCAAGACGGGGAAGGGGAGGAGCCATGTTCACGCTGTCGCGAGACGAAGTACGCGAGCTGGATCGCCGGGCCATCAACGAGTTCGGCGTTCCGGGCGTGGTGCTCATGGAGAACGCTGGGCGCGGGTGCGCTGAACTTCTCATGCGCCTGAACCCGGAGCGCAAGCCGGTCGTGATTCTGTGCGGACCGGGGAACAACGGCGGCGACGGCTTCGTCATCGCGCGACACCTGGATAACCACGGCTGGCCAGTGGAGGTGTGGGTATTTGCCGACCTTCAGAACGACCTTACTCCCGTGCTGTCCCCAGACGCGGCCGTGAACTTCGCAATTCTTCGGCAAACTCACCGGGGAAACGCTCACGCCCGTCTGGTTCGCCTGGCACACCCACGTTCTTGGGGCACGCATCCACAGCTCCGGGATTATCTCTTCGATGAGTTGAAGACACCGGCGTGGGTTGTTGACGCGCTCTTTGGTACGGGATTGAGCCGTGCGCTCGCTACTCCTTACGACGAAGTAGTGGCTCAGGTGAACGCATCGCGCAACCCGGTGCTTGCGATCGATATTCCCTCCGGTCTCGATTGTGATACGGGCGAACTGCTCGGCCCGACCGTGAAAGCCACCCACACCGCGACCTTCGTGGCCCACAAGCGCGGATTCCTCAACACCGCATCGAAGCCCTGGACCGGCGAAGTTCACGTGATTGACATTGGCGCGCCGCGTGTCCTTGTGGATGAATACAGACGGAAGGCCGGCGAACGGCCGGCGTGA
- a CDS encoding RNA polymerase sigma factor has translation MPTHTLSAVVSRACRAALGSAPDVRTDGGLLGAFLADRDSDAFAELVVRFGPMVFAVCRRLTGHHQDAEDAFQAAFVVLARKAGSVSPREAVGAWLYGVAVRTAREARAVASKRRTREVPTDRLPDTARLEQPPDDTGTVLHEELAGLPEKFRALLVLCDLEGCSQVEVADRLELPVGTVYSRLATARRLLAERLRQRGVALPVCGLSVWLASTARATVPAELSARAVTAAVAPGSVPAAVAALTLRVLQTMSLHKLNVVVAGGLVLVLGWVVAECLTGGGFAQEPPKPSTAEVKKVDEPKPQAAPKKTGPGTLLLTREGPFHVLTPDGKKVSEFSAPENTHSNGAGCLSPDGTRVAVVVVEDGPPRAEPPESWPFKVVVRTLGKPDSEKTWDLPAQSLNLNWTADGKKLVVVKHPEVEHGKNVENLLLDPETGKTSPLDLPAGVRVLDCGKDGKTFLVAFTEEKKKKIGLAVLADATVRELVEVPDWPPGRVTGRLSPDGTKVLFSAADPERKNAHKWGLSHRPYLLDVKTKKAEPVPEFPENGLVTGIAWAPDGRRIAYAWKQLHDELLKKDQFSPDDNAIETEAFLVVADADGKNPKTITSDKRPFAINMIFGAIDWR, from the coding sequence ATGCCAACCCACACCCTGTCTGCTGTCGTCTCCCGCGCTTGCCGGGCCGCGCTCGGGTCCGCACCCGATGTCCGTACCGACGGGGGGCTGCTCGGCGCGTTCCTCGCGGACCGCGACAGTGACGCCTTCGCCGAACTGGTCGTCCGGTTCGGACCGATGGTGTTCGCGGTTTGCCGGCGGCTAACCGGGCACCACCAGGACGCGGAAGACGCCTTCCAAGCGGCATTCGTGGTTCTGGCCCGGAAAGCGGGCTCGGTGTCCCCGCGCGAAGCGGTCGGGGCCTGGCTCTATGGGGTCGCCGTTCGCACTGCTCGGGAGGCTCGCGCCGTGGCCAGCAAGCGCCGGACCCGCGAAGTTCCGACCGATCGGCTCCCGGACACCGCTCGACTCGAACAACCGCCCGACGACACCGGAACCGTTCTGCACGAGGAACTGGCGGGATTACCCGAGAAGTTCCGCGCGCTCCTGGTGCTGTGCGACCTAGAGGGTTGCTCCCAGGTGGAAGTGGCCGACCGGCTCGAACTGCCCGTTGGGACGGTGTACAGCCGGCTCGCAACGGCGCGCCGGCTCCTGGCGGAGCGGTTGCGGCAGCGCGGGGTGGCCCTACCGGTTTGCGGGTTGTCGGTCTGGCTCGCCTCGACCGCGCGGGCCACGGTGCCGGCCGAGTTGTCCGCGCGGGCCGTCACCGCAGCAGTCGCTCCGGGCTCCGTTCCCGCGGCAGTCGCCGCACTGACACTGAGAGTGCTCCAAACCATGTCCCTTCACAAGTTGAACGTCGTCGTGGCCGGTGGGCTGGTGCTCGTCCTCGGCTGGGTGGTCGCGGAATGTCTGACCGGCGGAGGATTCGCCCAGGAACCGCCCAAACCATCCACCGCCGAGGTCAAGAAGGTAGACGAGCCAAAGCCACAAGCCGCCCCCAAGAAGACCGGCCCCGGCACGCTACTACTCACGCGCGAAGGCCCGTTCCACGTGCTGACGCCGGACGGCAAGAAGGTGTCCGAGTTCTCCGCCCCCGAGAACACACACAGCAACGGGGCCGGGTGCCTCTCGCCGGACGGTACCCGGGTCGCCGTCGTGGTCGTCGAAGACGGCCCCCCGCGAGCCGAACCACCGGAGTCGTGGCCGTTCAAGGTCGTCGTGCGGACGCTGGGCAAACCCGATTCGGAGAAGACCTGGGATCTGCCCGCTCAGAGCCTGAACCTCAACTGGACCGCCGACGGGAAAAAGCTCGTCGTGGTCAAGCACCCCGAGGTCGAACACGGCAAGAACGTCGAGAACCTGTTGCTCGACCCGGAAACCGGCAAGACGAGTCCGCTCGACCTTCCGGCCGGAGTTCGAGTGCTCGATTGCGGGAAGGACGGGAAGACGTTCCTGGTCGCGTTCACGGAAGAGAAGAAGAAAAAAATCGGGCTGGCCGTGCTCGCCGACGCGACCGTGCGCGAACTGGTCGAAGTTCCGGACTGGCCCCCGGGTCGAGTAACCGGCCGGCTGTCGCCGGACGGAACGAAGGTGCTGTTCTCGGCCGCTGATCCGGAACGGAAAAATGCTCACAAATGGGGGCTCAGCCACCGCCCGTACCTGCTCGATGTGAAGACCAAGAAAGCCGAGCCGGTGCCGGAATTCCCGGAGAACGGCCTGGTGACCGGGATCGCGTGGGCACCGGACGGCCGGCGCATCGCGTATGCTTGGAAGCAGTTACACGACGAGCTGTTAAAGAAAGATCAATTCTCACCGGACGACAACGCGATCGAGACGGAAGCGTTCCTGGTCGTCGCCGACGCGGACGGGAAGAACCCGAAGACGATTACCTCGGACAAGAGACCGTTCGCCATCAACATGATCTTCGGCGCGATCGACTGGCGGTGA
- the rho gene encoding transcription termination factor Rho → MPDAKGVEGSPLPRPSLLRAAAAKRPFRKPTDGPAGPAASAPPAPAPVAPPPERVERERPERVERPRPVPSGSRLDDLYRMPMPELFALAEKEGIREHTGMSRAQLIVGVVRRQIERGEVVRGSGTLEVLPDGYGFLRSQAHNYLASPEDIYVSPSQIRRMSLRTGLVVEGPIRLPIENQDNFALMQIELVNNKHPDEGTGVTSFEDLTPLHPNERLRLESSPDELSMRIVDLITPVGKGQRGLIVAPPRTGKTILLAKMANAIIKNHPESYVFVLLVDERPEEVTEMQRLVNSPNAEVVASTFDEPPEEHIHVSEIVLEKAKRMVEMKKDVIILLDSITRLARAHNTEAPGGGKLLSGGLDSNAMQKPKRFFGAARNVEEGGSLTILATALVDTGSRMDEVIFEEFKGTGNSELHLDRRLVEKRVYPAIDAVKSGTRKEELLMHPEEYDKVRILRRVLADMHPVEAMEMLLNKSRKTKSNMEFLLSMNLG, encoded by the coding sequence ATGCCCGACGCCAAGGGCGTCGAAGGGTCGCCACTGCCGCGCCCCTCACTTCTCCGTGCGGCAGCTGCCAAACGGCCCTTCCGTAAGCCGACCGACGGCCCCGCTGGTCCCGCTGCTAGCGCCCCACCGGCGCCGGCCCCCGTTGCGCCGCCCCCCGAGCGCGTCGAGCGCGAACGGCCCGAGCGCGTCGAGCGCCCGCGCCCCGTACCCAGCGGCTCCCGGCTCGACGACCTCTACCGCATGCCGATGCCCGAACTCTTCGCGCTCGCGGAGAAAGAGGGCATTCGCGAACACACCGGCATGAGCCGGGCGCAGCTCATCGTCGGCGTCGTGCGCCGGCAGATCGAGCGCGGCGAGGTGGTCCGCGGGTCCGGTACGCTGGAAGTGCTCCCCGACGGCTACGGGTTCCTCCGCAGCCAGGCGCACAACTACCTCGCCAGCCCGGAAGACATCTACGTCTCGCCGTCGCAGATCCGCCGCATGAGCCTGCGGACCGGGCTGGTGGTGGAAGGCCCGATCCGGTTGCCGATCGAGAACCAGGACAACTTCGCCCTGATGCAGATCGAACTGGTGAACAACAAGCACCCCGACGAGGGGACGGGCGTCACCAGCTTTGAAGACCTCACGCCGCTGCACCCGAACGAGCGGCTCCGGCTCGAGAGTTCGCCCGACGAACTCTCGATGCGGATCGTGGACCTCATCACCCCCGTGGGCAAGGGCCAACGCGGGCTGATCGTTGCCCCGCCGCGGACCGGGAAGACCATCCTGCTCGCGAAGATGGCCAACGCGATCATCAAAAACCACCCCGAGTCTTACGTGTTCGTGCTGCTCGTGGACGAGCGCCCGGAAGAAGTGACCGAAATGCAGCGGCTGGTGAACAGCCCGAACGCCGAAGTCGTCGCGAGCACCTTCGACGAGCCGCCGGAAGAACACATCCACGTGTCCGAGATCGTGCTGGAGAAGGCCAAGCGGATGGTGGAGATGAAGAAGGACGTCATCATCCTTCTCGACTCGATCACGCGGTTGGCCCGCGCCCACAACACCGAGGCCCCGGGCGGCGGGAAGCTGCTCTCCGGTGGTCTCGACTCCAACGCGATGCAGAAGCCGAAGCGGTTCTTCGGTGCGGCCCGCAACGTCGAGGAGGGCGGCTCGCTGACCATCCTCGCGACCGCGCTGGTGGACACCGGCTCGCGCATGGACGAGGTGATCTTCGAGGAGTTCAAGGGCACGGGTAACAGCGAGCTCCACCTCGATCGCCGGCTCGTCGAGAAGCGGGTTTACCCCGCCATCGACGCGGTGAAGAGCGGGACGCGGAAGGAAGAGCTCCTGATGCACCCCGAGGAGTACGACAAGGTGCGCATCCTGCGCCGCGTGCTGGCCGACATGCACCCGGTGGAAGCGATGGAAATGCTCCTGAACAAGTCGCGGAAGACGAAGTCCAACATGGAGTTCCTCCTCTCGATGAACCTGGGCTAA
- a CDS encoding site-2 protease family protein: protein MANDLIANLNSPAERRKQVRLRVRPDLQTFEQKYEGKSFTVIKDPVCLRYYRFNKQEHFVFQLFDGKHTMEEVQEAFEDEFKPMRLEQSDLEGFARQLVTAGLVQNEQPGSAQHLFQRRAKQRRLRRLATLSNILYLKIPVFDPDRLLTWMFRYLSWVFTTWFFAASVGLMLAAVVHVTLHFNTFQAKLPAYQEFFTWNSVLYMWISLGIVKVIHEFGHGLSCKAFGGECHEMGVLLMCLSPALYANVTDAWTLADKWKRIIISFAGIYVELVIASLATFVWWYTPVYPVINNIALCIMVLCSVSTVMFNANPLMRFDGYYILADWLEVPNLREKANKFLNNLFQAKCLGIDVPPEAYMAPWRKWLFLIYAVASWVYRWVVTFSILWFFADFMGPKLKVLSQMLAIMSLASLFIWPGYKLIKNIRQRGRLPDMKAARVYVTLAVFASLLLAFFFLPLPVSRVHETGLVAVDPDALEAVMLAEPARLESLADVGPGQQVRRGQLLAAFKSEALEIELRKAKAISNEQWSTVELMNTSAANARRTGNDAADKQYAAEAKKARAKAETADADVGRLLARKSHLEELKAPRDGMLVTAPKRDEIGKLYDRGYTDAPPVFAVGDPGRLILKVPVTPMHFRVLKDDLAARGELEASVYAKGRSDRTFSGKLRKLPAQNAATVPLALTQRGGGSLAVKPSEDPNVLIPLAQVYLVEIEMTDSDTAIDPGQLAVVKIHARWRSGAWWVARALSNSLDIGLY, encoded by the coding sequence ATGGCCAACGACCTTATTGCGAACTTGAACAGCCCCGCGGAGCGCCGGAAGCAGGTGCGCCTCCGGGTGCGCCCCGACCTGCAGACGTTCGAGCAGAAGTACGAGGGGAAGTCGTTCACCGTCATCAAAGACCCGGTGTGCCTGCGGTACTACCGGTTCAACAAGCAAGAGCACTTCGTGTTCCAGCTTTTTGACGGCAAGCACACGATGGAAGAGGTGCAGGAGGCGTTCGAGGACGAGTTCAAGCCGATGCGGTTGGAGCAGTCGGACCTGGAAGGGTTCGCGCGCCAGCTCGTCACCGCGGGGCTCGTGCAGAACGAGCAGCCGGGCTCGGCCCAGCACCTGTTCCAGCGCCGGGCCAAGCAGCGCCGGCTCCGGCGCCTCGCGACGCTGAGCAACATCCTGTACCTCAAGATCCCGGTCTTCGACCCGGACCGCCTGCTCACGTGGATGTTCCGCTACCTGTCGTGGGTCTTCACGACGTGGTTCTTCGCCGCGAGCGTGGGGCTGATGCTCGCGGCCGTCGTCCACGTGACGCTGCACTTCAACACGTTCCAGGCGAAGCTGCCCGCGTACCAGGAGTTCTTCACCTGGAACTCCGTGCTCTACATGTGGATCTCGCTGGGCATCGTGAAGGTGATCCACGAGTTCGGGCACGGGCTGAGTTGCAAGGCGTTCGGCGGCGAGTGCCACGAGATGGGCGTCTTGCTCATGTGCCTCTCGCCGGCGCTCTACGCGAACGTGACCGACGCCTGGACGCTGGCCGATAAGTGGAAGCGCATCATCATCAGCTTCGCGGGCATCTACGTCGAACTGGTGATCGCGTCGCTCGCCACGTTCGTGTGGTGGTACACCCCGGTGTACCCCGTCATCAACAACATCGCGCTGTGCATCATGGTGCTGTGCTCGGTGTCCACCGTGATGTTCAACGCGAACCCGCTGATGCGCTTCGACGGGTACTACATTCTCGCGGACTGGCTCGAGGTGCCGAACCTGCGCGAGAAGGCCAACAAGTTCCTGAACAACCTGTTCCAGGCGAAGTGCCTGGGCATCGACGTGCCGCCCGAGGCGTACATGGCCCCGTGGCGCAAGTGGCTGTTCCTGATCTACGCGGTCGCGAGCTGGGTCTACCGCTGGGTGGTCACGTTCAGTATTTTGTGGTTCTTCGCCGACTTCATGGGTCCGAAACTCAAAGTCCTGAGCCAGATGTTGGCGATCATGTCGCTGGCGTCGCTGTTCATCTGGCCGGGGTACAAGCTCATCAAAAACATTCGTCAGCGCGGGCGGTTACCAGACATGAAAGCGGCGCGGGTGTACGTCACCCTGGCGGTGTTCGCGTCCCTCCTCCTGGCGTTCTTCTTCCTGCCGCTGCCGGTGAGCCGGGTCCACGAGACCGGGCTGGTCGCGGTCGATCCCGACGCGCTCGAAGCGGTCATGCTGGCGGAACCGGCCCGACTGGAGTCCCTCGCGGACGTGGGGCCGGGACAACAGGTGCGGCGCGGGCAGTTACTGGCGGCCTTCAAGAGCGAGGCGCTGGAGATCGAGTTGAGGAAGGCGAAGGCGATCAGCAACGAGCAGTGGAGCACGGTCGAGCTGATGAACACGTCCGCGGCGAACGCCCGCAGGACGGGCAACGACGCGGCCGATAAGCAGTACGCGGCCGAGGCCAAAAAAGCCCGCGCGAAGGCCGAGACCGCCGACGCGGACGTCGGCCGCTTGCTGGCGCGCAAGAGCCACCTGGAAGAACTGAAGGCCCCGCGCGACGGGATGCTCGTGACCGCCCCGAAGCGGGACGAGATCGGCAAGCTCTACGACCGGGGTTACACCGACGCCCCCCCGGTCTTCGCGGTGGGCGACCCCGGGCGCCTGATCTTAAAAGTGCCCGTGACCCCGATGCACTTCCGCGTGCTGAAGGACGACCTCGCGGCGCGCGGCGAACTAGAAGCGTCGGTGTACGCGAAGGGGCGCAGCGACCGCACGTTCAGCGGCAAGTTGCGGAAGTTGCCGGCCCAGAACGCGGCCACGGTCCCGCTGGCCCTCACCCAGCGCGGCGGCGGTTCGCTCGCGGTGAAGCCGAGCGAAGACCCGAACGTGCTGATCCCGCTGGCGCAGGTGTACCTGGTGGAAATCGAGATGACCGACTCGGACACCGCGATCGACCCGGGCCAACTCGCGGTCGTAAAGATCCACGCCCGCTGGCGCAGCGGCGCCTGGTGGGTCGCCCGCGCCCTCTCCAACTCGCTCGACATCGGGCTGTATTGA
- a CDS encoding efflux RND transporter periplasmic adaptor subunit, with the protein MRSRVLASWCLPAALSGVLIGCGTRTEATKSSGPPAESVPVDAGPPLFAAVAPPVYKATTERGEPLVVPNCVVQYEDRQTVSAEVDGTIELFATTFKPGEYEKLTAEQRAEWVVYHPRDPNPKSPTPLKRVREGATVDARQVVAFMDDQLIRARLEGAEKIKKSAVEARGNATRGVEAAQKKYDLSVEVGKAGNISRKDLLDDIITLSRFLENLDQSTQQIAKSEADYKEQEVLLGRHQIKSGVNGVIRTISRRPGEYVKAGEKIMEIEGTDKVRIEGQLDVQHMRAVRYGMEVTVEPALPSAPLASHTGHRQPVTGITVTAHPEGPLVVSVGADGTALVWDPNLGKSANRPKIPHNLPHPVGVKSVAATPATTKAALVITGGDDGKIRIWDVTNHDRLPTSPKTEPEDAHSSPVQAISVNHDGRFFATAAGRDVFVWDLATAKKLYSLPLEHRDSVTSVNFTPQNTLVTASKDGTIKVWKLGTERAAVVRTLDHRAGAIDVLGVSRDGARVLFDQDKTRVDLVDPATGQTVGQVQNVGSVGSFSTLAVFGQDEVPAGVDAATKPYTIVTAGSDGDLKGSVQVWQAERTGGRGSEVGRLITPGRAAVTTAAFSPVRREPFLVVGTAAGTVHLWKPPTEAPKKRSGRIVNIDATDTKYLTVRVEMNNSELQLLDHSIANVIINPEK; encoded by the coding sequence ATGCGCTCGCGCGTACTCGCGTCCTGGTGCCTCCCGGCCGCCCTCAGTGGCGTGCTCATCGGCTGCGGAACTCGGACCGAAGCCACCAAATCATCTGGCCCCCCGGCCGAAAGCGTCCCGGTTGATGCCGGCCCCCCGCTGTTCGCGGCAGTCGCACCGCCGGTGTACAAGGCTACGACGGAACGCGGGGAACCGCTCGTGGTTCCCAACTGCGTCGTGCAGTACGAGGACCGGCAAACTGTTTCGGCCGAGGTGGACGGCACCATCGAACTGTTCGCAACGACGTTCAAACCGGGCGAGTACGAAAAACTGACTGCGGAGCAGAGGGCCGAGTGGGTCGTCTACCACCCGCGCGACCCGAACCCGAAGAGCCCGACGCCGCTCAAGCGCGTCCGCGAGGGGGCGACCGTCGACGCTCGGCAGGTCGTCGCGTTTATGGACGACCAACTCATTCGGGCGCGCCTGGAGGGGGCCGAGAAGATTAAAAAGTCAGCGGTCGAGGCACGGGGCAACGCCACAAGGGGGGTCGAGGCGGCGCAGAAAAAATACGACCTCTCCGTGGAAGTGGGTAAGGCCGGGAACATTAGCCGTAAGGACTTACTCGACGACATCATCACGCTCAGTCGATTTCTCGAAAACCTCGACCAGTCGACCCAGCAGATCGCGAAATCCGAGGCGGATTACAAGGAACAAGAAGTTCTGCTCGGTCGGCACCAGATCAAGAGCGGGGTGAACGGGGTCATTCGTACCATCTCCCGGCGCCCGGGTGAGTACGTGAAGGCCGGCGAGAAGATCATGGAAATCGAGGGCACCGACAAGGTGCGGATCGAGGGCCAGCTCGACGTGCAGCACATGCGCGCGGTTCGCTACGGGATGGAAGTGACCGTCGAGCCGGCGCTCCCCAGCGCACCGTTGGCGTCGCACACCGGGCACCGCCAGCCGGTCACCGGCATCACCGTGACCGCGCACCCGGAGGGGCCGCTCGTCGTTTCCGTCGGGGCCGACGGTACCGCGCTCGTCTGGGATCCGAACCTGGGCAAGAGCGCGAACCGCCCGAAAATTCCACACAACCTGCCGCACCCGGTCGGGGTGAAGAGCGTCGCCGCGACCCCCGCGACCACAAAGGCCGCACTCGTTATTACCGGGGGCGACGACGGGAAGATTCGCATTTGGGACGTGACGAACCACGACCGGTTACCGACCTCCCCGAAGACCGAACCGGAAGACGCGCACTCGTCCCCGGTACAAGCGATCTCGGTCAACCACGACGGGCGGTTCTTCGCCACCGCAGCGGGCCGCGATGTGTTCGTATGGGATCTCGCGACCGCGAAGAAGCTCTATTCGCTTCCGCTGGAACACCGCGACTCGGTCACGTCCGTGAACTTCACCCCGCAGAACACGCTCGTCACCGCGTCGAAGGACGGCACCATCAAGGTTTGGAAGTTGGGCACCGAGCGGGCCGCCGTGGTCCGCACGCTCGACCACCGGGCCGGGGCGATCGACGTACTCGGCGTCAGCCGCGACGGGGCCCGCGTGCTCTTCGACCAGGACAAGACCCGCGTGGACCTGGTGGACCCGGCGACCGGGCAGACCGTGGGCCAGGTCCAGAACGTCGGTTCGGTCGGGTCGTTCTCCACGCTCGCGGTGTTTGGTCAGGACGAGGTCCCGGCCGGCGTTGACGCCGCGACGAAGCCGTACACGATCGTGACCGCCGGCAGCGACGGCGACCTGAAGGGCTCCGTCCAGGTGTGGCAGGCGGAGCGCACCGGCGGGCGCGGGTCCGAGGTGGGCCGGCTCATTACCCCGGGCCGCGCCGCGGTCACGACCGCCGCGTTCAGCCCGGTCCGCCGGGAGCCGTTCCTCGTGGTCGGGACCGCGGCCGGGACCGTTCACTTGTGGAAGCCGCCGACCGAGGCGCCCAAGAAGCGCAGCGGCCGGATCGTGAACATCGACGCCACCGACACCAAGTACCTGACGGTGCGCGTGGAGATGAACAACAGCGAGCTCCAGCTCCTCGACCACAGCATCGCCAACGTCATCATCAATCCGGAAAAGTAA